In the genome of Lathyrus oleraceus cultivar Zhongwan6 chromosome 4, CAAS_Psat_ZW6_1.0, whole genome shotgun sequence, the window TAGTTAACCCAACTACACGGAATGAGTAGTTAAATTCATATgcaaacacaaaacaacaaacaTTCAAAATGATGCAAAACTCAGGGTACCTTGGAATGCTCCCTTAAATCATGAAGATAATTTTCCTGCTTTAAACTCCATATCTGCAAACAATGCATCCAACCCATACAAAAAACATCAATCGCACACATAACAAACAGTAATTTCAGAAATTACTTAATAGTtatttgatgatgatgatgataatgataataataataataatgataataataataataataatgataataataataataatgataataataataataataataataaataattgTGAAAAATAAAGTACAATTCATAAAAGCCTAACCAAACCCAAAAATAAATATGTAACTATGAACAATATAAGATCCTAGGATCAGTTACTAAGAAGCTAAGTAATACCTTTGCTGTGACATCATCAGAACAGGATGCCAGCAATGAGCCTGTGGGATCCCATTTGACACAGTTAACTTCCCCCTGTAAATGAAGCAAGGTCCTTGGCAGATGTAAGACTTGTTCGATTATTATTAAATTTTCATGAAATATCTCAAAACTAATGCTTTCTAAGAATACAACAGACAAAAATGTTAAGATCTCTAAACCTTCCACTTCAGCAAACTATGATATAAAAACCAACATGCAAAGCCTACAAATTAAGTATgactcaacttgatcaaagaaAATTATACTGAACTCGTAATCTAATTAATTCATTTAGTGCTGGTcgttttcaaaaaaaattcaactAAATAAATAGTGGGGCATCTCAAGAATTCTAGACTCGGTCTTGAAATTCGCAAGGTTATCCACTACTCTATATAGAAAACCTTGCTAACCATTATTAACTTTTTATGAACATGGAGGGGATTAATTCCTCTCAAGAATAGAAAGTAGCTGTGATATTGCAGAATAGGGTCTCAAGTGTGAACCTGGTGTCCAGCAAAAGTGTGTACAGGGCGGGTTTCACCAATCTTGCAGACGTATATCATATTGTCTGTGGAACTTGAGGCAAAAGACATATTGCTGCGCCAGTCAACATCAAGTGCTGGACCTAAACAAGACATCAAACCCCAATCAAAAAATCATTCATATATATGGTTAAGAAAACTATCACCAAAAGTTCTTTTATAGTTACTCTCGACTAAAATACACACTCAAAATTTTCACCTGTATGAAATTCAAATTGTTGTTTCCATTCTTCTGCCTTCACGTCCCAAACAATCGTAGTTTTATCACAACTTCCAGTCACGATATAATCACCTCGCTTATTCCACTTCAGAGAGAATATTGGTCCCGAGTGTTTGCTTAATGTACTCTTCAGTTCACCTAGTCATAGATAACCACCACGAGATCAAATTGAAAACAATGATCAAGGTTCAAGTCCTAAAAGCAAACTCATATATACCAAGAGCCTGTTTAAAAACACAATAATAGGAACAATGATTTACCAAATAAGATGACTGCAACAAGATACTATTAACATGTTTAAGTTGAGAAAACCTTTATTGCTCTCATTTCCTGTTTTAACTTGTAATTTTAAAAATGTCAGTTTGTTTTACACTTGCTCTATGTTTCCAAAGATCTGTACAAAGACAATGAAAACAATATAGTTGTTTCCACACTTAAACAAATCTTTGAAAACAAAAAGCAAAGTGAAAACAAAGTGTCACTTTTGTAATTTAAAACAACAATAGAATATGAAAACGGAAAATGTTTGCTATTACCAAATAGGCCCTAATAATACCCATTCAAAGATTTATCCAAAAACAGCTAAACAATTTAGTAGTTTACACACTTTCCTATACAAATCTTTGAAAACAATAGCAAAGTGAAAACATTGTCATTTCAATAtaaattgaaaacagaaaatatttgCTAAAGATGATAGGCCCTAATATACCCAGTCTCACAAGACAGAGAGAAAGGCATACACTTAAAAAGTGCATATGCAGGCAATCATAAAATACAAACTGTTGAGGAAAGAGTATAATATCATTACCCAAAAAATTTCTATTCATTAAATTATTCTTTTGAATAAAAATAACACAAGATTAATAGTGCTCCAACCCTTTTTTAGTTATAGAGAATAACACTTTCGTCAGCAAGCCATCATATATTACTAACAGTTCCTTAGATAAACAACCCACGGACACAATTGACTTTCTATAACAAAATGGAACTATGCTTAGTGCTGTGATGCTGAGCTCTTGCAGCATGTAATCATTTGTTAAGAAATTTCAAATGATGATCATTCCGGGAAAATCTCTAATTCATTGGGTATGCAACATTCCAACCAGTTTTTCATGATAATGATCATTCCAGCCATGCTTTGAGGAGCCCATAGTATGTATTCATTCTGGAAAGATTCATTGTAACAAAGTAAATGGTAATTTAAGTTCACCTTCTCAGGTAACTTGACCTTCTTTGGGCATCAAAAATAACCAAAAATCCTTTGTTAACCCATTAAAATAACAGCAAACAGAATATACCCAAATATTACTGTAAGTAACAAGACATCTATGAGCTTATCTCATCACATATAAGTCCTCAAATGCTGTTATAAAATATAAGGAAGAAAAAACACCCACCATTAGTGGTCCAAATTCTTGCTTGCCCGTCGTATGAACCAGTCGCAAGAAGTGTCCCCTCCCCCTGTACAACGGACACCATAGTAAATTCCCGGTATGAAACATTATATGCAAATATTACAGATAAtaacctcaaatttcaaatcttATATTCAGGGGAATATTTACCATAAAAAATAGGGTAGAAAAGAGTATTTTAAAGAAAACTATTTTCAACTTCAATTCAAGTTTTTGGATTTTAAGAGTTTGTTTAGTTTCAATTTTCAAACATGTTTTCTGTTATCACTTAGCATTTAATGTTTTCACTTCAAATTACAAATCGGACACTTGGTTTTCACTTTGTTTCATGTTTCCAGAGATTCGCACATGAAACAGGGAAAACTTTTTTGGTTTCACCGCCGCATTTATAAATGATTGAAAACAAGAAACATGATGTCATTTTTATAACAGCTGAGTATAAGCAAAAAGTGATGGAATAACAATAACTAGAGATTTTTGCTAATAGGTGGGGGGCCAACCATATGAGTACATGTGTCAACCAAAGCCGCAATATTCGTCTTAGATCATATGTGAAGATAGAGATCACTTAATTCCAAATCTCTCTTTTGATGGTGTTAAGAATGTGTgattgggcctaactcaaccctacaaaaccggttggtagagtgaggattgcctccatttataaacacatgttcagaccttatattgtccgatgtgggactcttaacacaccccctcacgcccaggactggacatctgaagcgtggaaataaatggtgggtggcccgatagcggaaaccatagtaggtgacccaccggatcttaaacgagactctgataccatgttaagaatgtgtgattgggcctaactcaaccctacaaaaccggttggtagagtgaggattgcctccatttataaacacatgttcagaccttatattgtccgatgtgggactcttaaccGATGGTTTTTGACCTATTATTGCTAATTAACTGTCTTATTATAGTGTATCAGTTGGAACCATTTACAACTACTAATTATCTTGCCAGCTGTATTTCACAATTGTCTGTTATGCCTAGCCTGTGCACAGGATTAGAGCCAGTTATGGGACTGCCAGGAATATTCTAGAATCAATTACATCTAACCTGTGCACTGCACAGGATTAGAGATAGTTAGGAACAGTTCATAGTAACCTGCATATATCTGCAGGATTAGGTTCCTATATAATGGTGTAATCATTCTCGTTTGAAATCAATGAAAACAgaatatttcaaaaaaaaataattagTTATAAATTCGCTGAAATTCAACATGGTATCCCAGAGCCGCTGATCCATGGGGCCCCTCCTCCTCCCTCCCCGCCACCATCACCAACCCTTGCTACTTGTGGTGGCATTCCTATGTGTCCTCCACCTCTCAATTTCTTCATAGATGATGCATCTGCATCATGTTCAACTCTGCATTTCTCCTTGAAGATTTCTCGAAAACTCAATGAGAAGAATTTCCATGTTTGGTGTTAACAAGTTGCGTCTCACATCAACGCTCACAAACCCGCGGCTTCAGTCAGTGGCGTCAACGTGATCAATGTTCCTTATGTGGCTTCAATCCACGCATTCTAGTGAGATCACCGCTCCTGATCTTTGCTATGATCATTCTTATGGGCTATATGTGTGTGTGCGGTGGGGTGGGGGGCTTCTAGCTTATTTTCAGAAGCAAAAGCATGCTAAGGAACAACAATTGTGTGTTTAATTAAGATCCACATCTCTTGAAAATCATATGGTAGCGCCAAGGATCAAGTGGTGCCATTTGAAGGGTGAAAATCAAGAAATTTTCCAACACAAGATCTTGAAGATCTTGGAGGGAGAGTTTAGACAACCACAAGGAAGTGCAAATGGTATGTGGAATAAGATGGCCCAAGAGATTAGAAAAGTGACTAAAGACATGGGGTGAATCAATATGTTTTGGACATAGGGGGGTAAAGAATCATGGTGGCTGAATAAAAGTGTCCAGAGTAAAAGAGTAAAAAAAATACTCTTTTAAAGTTTGGTCTAGGTGTAAAAATGTTGAAATGTGGAAAAAGTATTAGAAAGCTAAGAATGAGACAAAGAAGGCGGTGAGTGAAGCAAGAACCCAAGACTTCTAGCTTTTTTTCAGAAGCAAAAGCATGCTAAGGAACAACAATTGTTGTTGAATTAAGATCCACATCTCTTGAAAATCATATGGTAGCGCCAAGGATCAAGTTGTAGCATTTGAAGGGTGAAAATCAAGAAATTTTTCAACCCAAGATCTTGGAGGGAGAGTTTGGACAACCACAAGGAAGTGCAAATGGTATGTGGAATAAGATGGTCCAAGAGATTAGAAAAGTGGCTAAAGAGATGTTGGGTGAATCAAGAGGTTTTGGACCTAGGGGTAGAATCATGGTGGTGGAATAAAAGTCTCCAGAGTAAAAGAGTAAAAAAAGACTCTTTTAAAGTTTGGTCTAGATGTAAAAATGCCGAAATGTGGAAAAAGTACAAGAAAGCTAAAAATGAGACCAAGAAGGCGGTGAGTGAAAGAAGAACCCAAGCTTTTAACAGATTAGACCAATCTCTAGGAACCAAGGAGGGAGAAAAATCTATATATAGACTTGCTAAGGGAAGAGAAAGAAAGACTAGAGATTTGGATCAAGCGAAGTGTGTTAAAGATGAAGACCTAGAAAGACTATCAGAGAAGTTATTAAGAAAGATCTGAAGATTAATGATTTGGATATAAACATGGTCTTTGATAGAACGTTATGGCGAAGATGATCCATGTAGCCGAGGGAAGAGAAAGAAAGACTAGAGATTTGGATCAAGTGAAGTGTGTTAAAGATGAAGACCAAGAAAGACTATCAGAGAAGTTACTAAGAAAGATCGGGAGATAAATGATTTGGATAGAAACATGATCCTTGATAGAACATTATGGCAAAAGTTGATCCATGTAGCCGACCCCACTTAGTGGGATAAGACTTAGTTGTTGTTGCAAGTTATAAAAATGACTGGTATAGTAATATTTTTAAGTCTTAAAATCGATAACGAAGATTCAAATTAGTTACAAGTTACAATAAAACTGAAGAGAAAAAATATTCTACCGGAATGCTTGTTTATAATCATTCGCCTCCTTTAAAAAGCTTATGTAAAATAGATTAAAATGCAGTAAATACTTATACTTATACCTCAGGAGAGGGGGCTGTAGGTTCTAAAATAAGAGAGGAGGGAAGTGTAATTTAAGTTTATCTAGAGGAAGGGGAGTGGGATTTCTCCTAAGAATTATTATATAAAAAACAAGTTTGGTACAGAAGCTTATAGTATATCCACTTCCTATTAAATGGGTGGGGAAAAGTGAGTGTGGGGAGTTGCAAGTTGCAACTTCATATAATTTTGTTAATAGTGAATTACCAGATTTTGATTCACACATGCAAATTTAAGTAATTGTCTTGAAATAAATCAGAATATGCAATCAAACTCACATTCCAATCAATTGTAGTGACGTCGTTATGCTTTTCATTTGTTTTACCCCTAACATGCTTTAATACCAACACGTCCAAAGGGACACTCTGTGAAACAGGCTTACATCTTCCTTCTGGTATTGCCCATATACGAGCTGTCGAATCCCCAGACCTTAATGTTGAAATGATGATATACTTAAGAACAAGATTACTATAAGAAGCCATATATAAGAATCTCAATctcaaaatcacaaaaataaaGGGGTATCATAAATGTGTTATTTAAAAAAGCTTCAgaacaaaaaataaataaatataaaatagCATCATATAAAATGTAAGTCATTGCATGATGTTATGCAACAGAAAAGTATCTACATTAGATATAAAATAAGATAACAAGGAAAAGTAAAGTCAGAATTCCTAATAATAGATAAATTAACATGGTGCACATTGAAAGCATCTATTTCCAGAATAACAGGCTTTTTGTAAAAATAACACgattgattttattttttgtttCAAAAACACAATATAGTTGCAGTTTCAGAAACTAAATATGAAAAACAATTATTCCAAACAGGTTTAATTATTTTGAAGGGAAAAAATGAATGCAGTCAGTGTCCTTCCATTAAGATGAAAGTCAATCAAAATTGGAAGCCAACAATAAATTGGAAATCCAAGGAAAATATATAATAGGGACTCTGGTACTAAGCACATCAACCATTAAAGTTACAGACATATTGATAGGGACTCGGGTACTTATTATCACATTCCCATGTCCATTGTCAATATATATTTTAAGCAAACAATTCAATGAAATACCCACCCTGATGCAAGAAGAGATCCGGAAGGACACCATGCACAAGCACACACCTAAATGGATGGTGAACAAGAAGACAACTGTCAGAGAGCTTCGCAGCATAAACAATAGATGAAAGAAAATGTGTGTACAGAGTAAGGAGCATCGATGATACACATCACCTCTGAAGTATGCCCTTCCAAGATCGTCACATCTGAACTGGGAATTTGACGTGGCTGAGATGTTGATGTCGTACAGatgtccgttgattctgatccTGTCGAAGCAAATGAAAAAACCATCCATTTTTTAAGGAAAAATATTAGAAATTGTGAAGCAGACCACTAGTTTTAATTTTCGACACCACCTCATACAATGAATACTCCCTAACAGCATTTCGGGGAGAAGGGTACAGTGGTGTTAACACTTGCAACAACTACAATAAATGATTTCATTGCTACACtccaaaaaaataaaataaaaaatgtaataaaaaaatCAGACTTGATAGCAAAATACAATTCAAAGGGATCAGCTTTATAGTTATTAGACATTAAACCATTTCAGCTTTCTAACCCAACCACAATAACGACGAAAATTTATCATAGAGTTTAGAGGATAAAGCACTCAGATAGAAACAAGTAATACGGTTAAGGTGAACAGAAAATGAAGGG includes:
- the LOC127074394 gene encoding WD40 repeat-containing protein HOS15 isoform X2, which produces MITERRKKLLKERNKELEKEHEAERGRAREKERHQREKEVEKDRERVKVAKEREQHVNKTDREVVRDQEKVTTKHEVNGAVGGSESTDICTTSTSQPRQIPSSDVTILEGHTSEVCACAWCPSGSLLASGSGDSTARIWAIPEGRCKPVSQSVPLDVLVLKHVRGKTNEKHNDVTTIDWNGEGTLLATGSYDGQARIWTTNGELKSTLSKHSGPIFSLKWNKRGDYIVTGSCDKTTIVWDVKAEEWKQQFEFHTGPALDVDWRSNMSFASSSTDNMIYVCKIGETRPVHTFAGHQGEVNCVKWDPTGSLLASCSDDVTAKIWSLKQENYLHDLREHSKEIYTIRWSPTGPGTNNPNKKLVLASASFDSTVKLWDVELGNLIYSLNGHRQPVYSVAFSPNGEYIASGSLDKCLHIWSLKEGKIVRTYAGSGGIFEVCWNKEGDKIAACFANNIVSVLDFRM